A genomic segment from Parafrankia irregularis encodes:
- a CDS encoding protein kinase domain-containing protein, whose amino-acid sequence MSGGQVGGFSWAGPGPAPVRGAAGARCPVCAGPVGRVAGRESFGPRSRTSGFCPRCRTPYSFSPPLRSGDVVGGYRVVDCLAAGGPGPAGWVFLAVDLGEAGERAGDAAAPGTSHTGVTDGTRRAGRQVVLKSLRRARSRPDGRHGACRVPRRLPPDPPLRHPAIVPMLGEVCHGGTDFAVMGFVAGPSLSQLLRSRREAGAVTSAPLPVPAAIAGALRLLSALRYVHERGYLFCDLAPGNVVWNGEEVTLVDLQSLRPAGRHLGAFHVTAGFDAPELAMSPPSVGSDLYALGRLLATAALDFPHRTSTYRYTLPTQEVDQVLARHAPLHRFLLRATAADPGSRFTGAAHMASALGEVAAGAGASWAPARPAGLAEGPEEPSHQPKGPGGGGTCGAHTDGGRTADRTPHNPRRTAGR is encoded by the coding sequence GTGTCTGGAGGGCAGGTGGGCGGCTTCTCCTGGGCGGGCCCCGGCCCAGCCCCGGTGCGCGGCGCGGCTGGCGCCCGCTGCCCGGTGTGCGCCGGCCCCGTCGGTCGCGTCGCCGGCCGGGAGAGCTTCGGCCCGCGGTCGCGAACCAGCGGGTTCTGCCCACGATGCCGGACGCCTTATTCCTTCTCACCGCCGCTGCGGTCCGGGGACGTCGTCGGCGGCTACCGCGTCGTCGACTGCCTCGCCGCGGGCGGCCCCGGGCCGGCCGGCTGGGTGTTTCTGGCCGTCGACCTGGGTGAGGCCGGCGAACGCGCCGGTGACGCCGCCGCACCGGGAACCAGCCACACCGGCGTCACCGACGGCACCCGCCGTGCGGGGCGGCAGGTGGTGCTGAAGAGCCTTCGGCGCGCGCGGTCACGCCCGGATGGCCGGCACGGAGCCTGCCGCGTGCCGCGGCGCCTGCCGCCCGACCCACCGCTGCGGCATCCGGCGATCGTCCCGATGCTGGGCGAGGTCTGCCACGGCGGCACGGATTTCGCGGTGATGGGGTTCGTGGCCGGCCCGTCGCTGTCGCAGCTGCTCCGCTCCCGGCGGGAGGCCGGAGCCGTCACGAGTGCGCCGCTGCCAGTGCCGGCTGCGATCGCCGGGGCGCTGCGCCTGCTGTCCGCGCTGCGGTACGTCCACGAGCGTGGCTATCTCTTCTGCGACCTGGCGCCGGGCAACGTGGTCTGGAACGGCGAGGAGGTCACGCTGGTCGACCTCCAGTCGCTGCGCCCGGCAGGCCGCCACCTCGGCGCGTTCCACGTGACGGCGGGATTCGACGCCCCCGAGCTCGCCATGAGCCCCCCGTCGGTGGGCTCCGACCTCTACGCTCTCGGCAGGCTGTTGGCCACCGCGGCACTCGATTTTCCGCACCGAACGTCAACATATCGATACACCCTTCCGACGCAGGAGGTCGACCAGGTGCTGGCTCGGCACGCACCGCTGCACCGGTTCCTCCTTCGTGCCACCGCCGCCGACCCGGGGAGCCGGTTCACCGGTGCCGCGCACATGGCCTCGGCGCTCGGCGAGGTCGCGGCAGGTGCCGGCGCCAGCTGGGCGCCGGCGCGCCCCGCGGGCCTGGCCGAGGGCCCCGAAGAGCCCTCCCACCAGCCAAAAGGCCCAGGAGGTGGCGGCACTTGCGGAGCGCACACGGATGGCGGGCGTACTGCGGACAGGACTCCCCACAATCCACGCAGGACGGCCGGACGTTGA
- a CDS encoding FHA domain-containing protein, whose translation MSARCPEGHLSHDPDYCDQCGLRIVGGQDRYGFRQEEGGRGAAYPAGAPAGRSADPYARRAPERDPSGPQANGGAQAGYDPLGIRRTPSDAAGVADPPRGQGRGGDPYGGYGREGYAEEPRSARGYPVDPYARDGYGNAPDDRARPDGRGERSREERHDPYQRDDRGAGFGGRDDQGGFGGRDDQGGFGGRDDRTPPGYGREERGYAVGRGEPEPAFARGRDDRGYGAQESRGGYGGPEARGGGYGAGDPARPAPDTDGRRGYRDGSFGGPGGGYDADPLGGPGGGATPVPGGPGGRNRAADRYAPCPNCRSLNDPAARFCETCGLDFSTGQLPGQAGPSALDDAGATSRQAGSRRGAEGRHGTDPRMPDPRFGEQHRDDRMGDPRLADDRRPGSRGHDWDDAPPSGAWEAVIEAEREYYDSGDDHRVPFPQFYPRRVFPLTEQQMLIGRRSESRGINPEIDLSGAPEDPGISRAHATLERMPDGTYAVRDPGSTNGTRLNDEPDPIEPGRAIPLRDGDRVYVGAWTRITVRAQ comes from the coding sequence GTGAGCGCACGCTGCCCGGAGGGGCACCTGTCCCACGATCCCGACTACTGCGATCAGTGCGGGCTTCGGATCGTGGGTGGTCAGGATCGTTATGGTTTCCGTCAGGAGGAGGGTGGCCGCGGGGCCGCCTATCCGGCCGGCGCGCCTGCCGGGCGTTCCGCGGATCCGTATGCACGGCGGGCACCGGAACGGGACCCCTCAGGCCCCCAGGCCAATGGCGGAGCCCAGGCGGGCTACGACCCGCTCGGAATCCGTCGTACCCCGAGCGACGCGGCCGGTGTCGCGGATCCGCCGCGCGGCCAGGGCCGCGGCGGCGACCCGTACGGCGGTTACGGCCGCGAGGGCTACGCCGAGGAGCCACGGTCCGCACGGGGCTATCCGGTGGATCCGTACGCCCGTGACGGGTACGGGAACGCGCCCGACGACCGCGCTCGGCCCGACGGCCGCGGCGAGCGGTCACGCGAGGAACGGCACGATCCGTACCAGCGCGACGACCGCGGCGCCGGCTTCGGCGGCCGTGACGACCAGGGCGGCTTCGGTGGCCGTGACGACCAGGGCGGTTTCGGCGGCCGTGACGACCGCACGCCGCCCGGCTACGGGCGCGAGGAGCGCGGCTACGCGGTTGGCCGTGGTGAGCCCGAGCCCGCGTTCGCGCGTGGACGCGACGACCGCGGCTACGGCGCGCAGGAGAGCCGCGGCGGCTACGGCGGCCCCGAGGCCCGGGGCGGCGGATACGGCGCGGGTGACCCGGCTCGGCCGGCACCGGACACCGACGGCCGACGAGGCTACCGCGACGGCTCGTTCGGCGGGCCCGGAGGCGGCTACGACGCGGATCCGCTGGGTGGGCCGGGCGGTGGCGCCACACCGGTTCCGGGCGGCCCAGGTGGCCGGAACCGGGCCGCGGACCGCTACGCGCCCTGCCCGAACTGCCGTTCGCTCAACGACCCGGCCGCGCGCTTCTGCGAGACCTGCGGGCTCGACTTCAGCACCGGTCAGCTGCCCGGGCAGGCCGGCCCGTCAGCGCTCGACGACGCGGGTGCCACGTCCCGGCAGGCCGGGTCGCGGCGCGGCGCGGAGGGCCGCCACGGCACCGACCCGCGGATGCCCGACCCACGGTTCGGCGAGCAGCACCGCGACGACCGGATGGGCGACCCACGCCTGGCGGACGACCGGCGTCCCGGCAGCCGCGGTCATGACTGGGATGACGCCCCGCCGAGCGGAGCGTGGGAAGCCGTCATCGAGGCGGAGCGCGAGTACTACGACAGCGGCGATGACCACCGTGTGCCGTTCCCCCAGTTCTACCCGCGGCGGGTCTTCCCACTGACCGAGCAGCAGATGCTGATCGGCCGGCGCAGCGAGTCGCGGGGAATCAACCCGGAGATCGACCTCTCGGGCGCACCCGAGGACCCGGGCATCTCCCGCGCGCACGCAACCCTGGAGCGGATGCCCGACGGCACCTACGCGGTGCGGGACCCCGGTTCGACGAACGGGACGCGTCTCAACGACGAGCCTGACCCGATCGAGCCCGGTCGCGCGATTCCGCTGCGCGACGGCGACCGTGTCTACGTGGGCGCGTGGACGAGGATCACCGTTCGGGCGCAGTGA
- the rlmB gene encoding 23S rRNA (guanosine(2251)-2'-O)-methyltransferase RlmB — protein MAGGQSRGGGGVARGGQGGRAAKSGSHRKGAAIGSGGQRRKGLQGKGATPPAEQRTGHPAQRRAAAAAAAAARGGARRPSAQGQAGSSAGSGSGAAAGGSGGTGAHGARRGETDEFVVGRNAVVEALRAGVPASSLLIAGGLEFDERVADARRLAGRAGLTVVDVGRVELDRLCPNAPHQGLALSVPPFEYAHPDDVLAATQSAAPGLVVALDGVTDPRNLGAVVRSAAAFGANGVVVPERRAAGMTAAAWKTSAGAAARLPVARAVNLTRTLRSFAESGLFIVGLAADGEVDIDDLQVAADPLVLVVGSEGRGLSRLVGECCDLKVRIPMAGAMESLNAGVATGIALAEIARRRRLAAPAP, from the coding sequence ATGGCCGGTGGCCAGAGCCGGGGTGGCGGCGGAGTCGCCCGTGGCGGGCAGGGAGGCCGGGCCGCGAAGTCGGGTTCCCACCGCAAGGGTGCGGCGATCGGTAGCGGCGGGCAGCGCCGCAAAGGGCTGCAGGGCAAGGGCGCGACACCACCGGCCGAGCAGCGGACCGGTCATCCGGCGCAGCGCCGTGCCGCCGCCGCGGCTGCTGCGGCCGCCCGGGGCGGAGCAAGGCGTCCGAGTGCGCAGGGCCAGGCGGGGTCGTCGGCCGGCTCCGGCTCCGGCGCCGCCGCCGGCGGGAGCGGCGGCACCGGCGCCCACGGCGCGCGGCGCGGCGAGACCGACGAGTTCGTGGTCGGCCGCAACGCGGTGGTCGAGGCGCTGCGGGCAGGGGTGCCGGCGAGCTCCCTGCTGATCGCCGGCGGCCTCGAGTTCGACGAGCGGGTCGCCGACGCCCGCCGCCTCGCCGGCCGTGCCGGTCTCACCGTGGTCGACGTCGGGCGGGTCGAGCTCGACCGGCTCTGCCCGAACGCACCGCACCAGGGGCTCGCGCTCTCCGTCCCGCCTTTCGAGTACGCCCACCCGGATGACGTGCTTGCCGCCACCCAGTCCGCGGCGCCCGGCCTGGTCGTCGCGCTCGACGGCGTCACCGACCCGCGCAACCTCGGTGCCGTCGTCCGTTCGGCGGCGGCGTTCGGCGCGAACGGTGTCGTCGTTCCCGAGCGGCGCGCGGCGGGTATGACCGCGGCGGCGTGGAAGACGTCCGCGGGTGCGGCGGCGAGGCTGCCCGTCGCCCGAGCGGTGAACCTGACCCGTACCCTGCGGTCGTTCGCCGAGTCCGGCCTGTTCATCGTCGGCCTGGCGGCGGACGGGGAGGTCGACATCGACGATCTCCAGGTTGCCGCGGATCCGCTGGTTCTTGTGGTCGGTTCGGAGGGGCGCGGCCTCTCGCGGCTCGTCGGCGAGTGCTGCGACCTGAAGGTCCGGATCCCGATGGCCGGAGCTATGGAGTCGTTGAACGCCGGGGTCGCCACGGGCATCGCGCTCGCTGAGATCGCGCGCCGTCGTCGCCTGGCGGCGCCCGCCCCCTGA
- a CDS encoding PP2C family protein-serine/threonine phosphatase, whose product MDLNSRSGHSYPGHGYPPARPGGHHPGDGYPEEAGHASGYHVDEAPTAGYAEGYGSAEFHPDDPAAEGYSAGRFRAAHYSENSYGEGGGYPENSYPENSYPGDAYPGAGYTPEPGTYRDSEYHGEYSERAYESSSYPAGAYPGSGYSGGGFTEDGYPEDSDAATMLLAQHGTPSDESGDDEIMRCPVCAAPNYTDARYCEACGFAFAGAPVSGGDEDHREIDLGPLAGVCDRGVRHTTNEDAMGVAIVHGTLIAVVCDGVSTTPGSGEASAAAAATATAILADAVRAHGPGEAVPYKEPSKSAASEVLDVLEEYSEFDEPRTAPRRISGGFGPDEADAALHTAVEAAQATIAQLSAAEGRMAPSCTFAAAIITQPSADGPGMVTVGWVGDSRVYLLGPRWCERLTADDTWAAEAARAGLIPASEAETHRRAHTLTRWLGGDAEDVTPHTAAFPIETPATVVVCSDGLWNYSSRPDVLASLVNHLDPDAAALDVARHLVDFAIDQGGHDNITVVAARVTG is encoded by the coding sequence ATGGACCTCAACTCCCGTAGCGGGCACAGCTACCCGGGGCACGGCTACCCTCCGGCTCGTCCGGGCGGCCATCATCCTGGCGACGGATATCCGGAAGAGGCCGGCCACGCCAGCGGCTATCACGTCGACGAGGCACCCACCGCGGGTTACGCCGAGGGCTATGGCTCGGCGGAGTTTCACCCGGACGATCCGGCCGCGGAAGGCTACTCAGCCGGCCGTTTCAGGGCCGCGCACTATTCCGAGAACTCCTACGGGGAGGGCGGCGGCTACCCGGAGAACTCGTACCCGGAGAACAGCTACCCGGGCGATGCGTATCCGGGCGCCGGCTACACCCCGGAACCCGGCACCTATCGTGACAGCGAGTACCACGGCGAATACTCCGAGCGCGCGTATGAGTCGTCGTCGTATCCGGCCGGGGCCTATCCCGGCTCCGGGTACTCCGGCGGCGGATTCACCGAGGACGGCTACCCGGAGGACTCCGACGCCGCGACGATGCTGCTGGCGCAGCACGGCACCCCGAGCGACGAGTCCGGCGACGACGAGATCATGCGTTGCCCGGTGTGTGCCGCGCCCAACTACACCGACGCACGGTACTGCGAGGCGTGCGGCTTCGCGTTCGCCGGAGCACCGGTCAGCGGCGGCGACGAGGACCACCGCGAGATCGATCTGGGGCCGCTGGCCGGCGTCTGCGACCGGGGGGTCCGGCACACGACGAACGAGGACGCGATGGGCGTCGCGATCGTCCACGGCACGCTCATCGCCGTCGTGTGCGACGGCGTCTCGACGACTCCCGGCTCCGGCGAGGCCTCGGCGGCCGCGGCGGCCACCGCCACAGCCATCCTCGCGGACGCTGTGCGCGCCCACGGGCCCGGCGAGGCGGTCCCCTACAAGGAACCGTCGAAAAGCGCCGCGAGCGAGGTTCTCGACGTGCTGGAGGAGTACTCCGAGTTCGACGAGCCGCGAACCGCGCCACGGCGGATCTCCGGCGGCTTCGGCCCGGACGAGGCCGACGCCGCCCTGCACACCGCGGTGGAAGCCGCCCAGGCCACCATCGCCCAGCTCAGTGCGGCCGAGGGCCGGATGGCCCCGTCCTGCACCTTCGCCGCCGCGATCATCACCCAGCCCTCGGCGGACGGCCCGGGGATGGTCACCGTCGGGTGGGTCGGCGACAGCCGCGTCTACCTCCTGGGTCCCCGCTGGTGTGAGCGGCTCACCGCGGACGACACCTGGGCGGCCGAGGCCGCGCGGGCCGGGCTGATCCCCGCCTCGGAGGCGGAGACCCACCGGCGCGCGCACACCCTGACGCGCTGGCTGGGTGGCGATGCCGAGGACGTGACCCCGCACACCGCCGCCTTCCCGATCGAGACCCCGGCCACTGTGGTCGTCTGCAGCGACGGCCTGTGGAACTACTCGTCCCGCCCGGACGTCCTTGCCTCACTGGTGAACCATCTCGATCCCGACGCCGCCGCGCTGGACGTCGCGCGCCACCTCGTCGACTTCGCGATCGACCAGGGCGGCCACGACAACATCACCGTGGTCGCGGCCAGGGTGACAGGTTGA
- a CDS encoding sensor domain-containing phosphodiesterase, protein MNDVVTGGGWEVPVGSGPPGKADDRASGGHPGPEGPQTRDHNDEMRRVLDLARRHLRTDVAWLARFSGDHQVIDLVAGDGDLVESLVGYRVDKEQTYCARVLDGRLPAVVPDARADSRTANLPVTRDLGIGSYVGTPVHLDNGELYGMLCALGTEPDPNLGERDVRFLSLLADVLTDTVSAIHRGHADDDHVRSVIGEIIDSGGPTMVFQAMFDLPTHGIVGAEALARFPRFPSPDGLRTAPGSGSSGDPGGRRDDGVLSPAHWFEQATSVGLGIDLELAAIRAALAELPRFPRGLALSVNASPATIASGRLIELIDGPSADQVVVEIAEREGNHELPTTLDRLLELRDLGTRIAVDNVGVAYASLRRMVQFLPDVVKMDRWLSMNVGSDAARRALVEALVHFSRQIGATLVAEGIETADELRVLSAAGVDQGQGEFLSPPGPLPLPAHGRCVAVKHSRLAATAMT, encoded by the coding sequence GTGAACGATGTTGTGACCGGCGGGGGGTGGGAGGTGCCAGTGGGCTCCGGACCGCCCGGGAAGGCTGACGACCGCGCATCCGGTGGGCACCCGGGTCCGGAAGGCCCGCAGACGCGGGATCACAACGACGAGATGAGGCGCGTCCTCGACCTCGCGCGTCGTCATCTGCGGACCGATGTCGCCTGGCTGGCCAGGTTCAGCGGCGACCACCAGGTCATCGATCTCGTCGCGGGCGACGGTGACCTGGTCGAGAGCCTGGTCGGGTACCGGGTCGACAAGGAGCAGACCTACTGCGCCCGAGTGCTGGACGGCCGTCTTCCCGCGGTGGTGCCCGACGCTCGAGCGGACAGCCGCACGGCCAACCTGCCGGTCACGCGTGATCTGGGCATCGGGTCCTATGTCGGCACACCTGTCCACCTGGACAACGGCGAGCTCTACGGCATGCTGTGCGCGCTGGGCACCGAGCCGGACCCGAACCTGGGCGAGCGGGACGTCCGTTTCCTGAGCCTGCTGGCCGACGTCCTCACCGACACGGTTTCCGCGATCCACCGCGGCCACGCCGATGACGATCATGTCCGGTCCGTGATCGGGGAGATCATCGATTCCGGTGGGCCGACGATGGTCTTCCAGGCGATGTTCGACCTGCCGACGCATGGGATCGTCGGTGCGGAGGCGCTGGCGCGCTTCCCCCGGTTCCCATCGCCTGACGGCCTGCGGACCGCGCCGGGAAGTGGGTCCAGCGGCGATCCCGGTGGGCGGCGCGACGACGGCGTCCTGTCGCCGGCCCATTGGTTCGAGCAGGCGACGTCGGTCGGCCTGGGCATCGATCTGGAGCTGGCGGCGATCCGTGCGGCCCTGGCGGAGCTGCCGCGCTTCCCACGCGGTCTGGCGCTCTCGGTGAACGCGTCGCCCGCGACCATCGCGTCCGGGCGGCTCATCGAGCTGATCGACGGCCCCAGCGCCGACCAGGTGGTCGTCGAGATCGCCGAGCGCGAGGGCAACCACGAGCTGCCGACGACGCTCGACCGCCTGCTGGAGCTGCGTGACCTCGGGACCCGGATCGCGGTGGACAACGTGGGCGTCGCCTATGCGAGCCTGCGGAGAATGGTGCAGTTCCTGCCGGACGTCGTGAAGATGGACCGCTGGCTTTCGATGAATGTCGGTTCCGACGCGGCCCGCCGGGCGCTGGTCGAGGCGCTTGTCCACTTCAGCCGGCAGATCGGTGCGACGCTGGTCGCCGAGGGTATCGAGACCGCGGACGAGCTGCGGGTGCTGTCCGCCGCCGGTGTGGACCAGGGGCAGGGCGAGTTCCTCAGCCCACCTGGACCGCTGCCACTTCCCGCCCATGGCCGCTGCGTGGCCGTGAAACACAGCCGACTGGCCGCCACGGCGATGACCTGA